In the genome of Coriobacteriia bacterium, one region contains:
- a CDS encoding N-acetyl-gamma-glutamyl-phosphate reductase, translating into MTDVAVIGAAGYAGIELVRLLLAHPTMRPVVVTSGADAGRRLDELYPALTGLTDLVLVEPDTEAVAARAQVAFLAVPHTAAMAIAPRLLAAGVTVVDASADFRLKDAAAYERWYGVRHEVPELLSSAVYGLPELDRSGLPGATLVACPGCYPTATLIAAAPALQAGLLDGDRVTVDAKSGVSGAGRGAGSATHFPAVNESAAPYSVASHRHTPEIEQGLSAAAGVEVRAAFAPHLVPMTRGLLSTVYVPLRPGVTAAEVREAYSSYSSEPFVTVHPDGRMPSTLEVRGSNRAHVGLAVDERAGVLIAACAIDNLVKGTSGQAVQCANLALGLPETEGLMTPVPVV; encoded by the coding sequence ATGACGGATGTGGCGGTCATAGGAGCGGCCGGCTACGCGGGCATCGAGCTCGTGCGGCTCCTGCTCGCCCACCCAACGATGCGTCCGGTCGTCGTCACCTCGGGCGCCGACGCCGGCCGGCGCCTGGACGAGCTCTATCCGGCGCTCACCGGCCTGACCGACCTCGTCCTCGTCGAGCCCGACACCGAGGCGGTCGCCGCTCGCGCTCAGGTGGCCTTCCTGGCGGTGCCGCACACCGCGGCGATGGCGATCGCTCCTCGGTTGCTCGCCGCCGGCGTCACCGTCGTGGACGCGTCGGCGGACTTCCGACTCAAGGACGCGGCCGCGTACGAGCGGTGGTACGGCGTCCGGCACGAGGTGCCCGAGCTGCTCTCCTCGGCGGTCTACGGGCTGCCGGAGCTGGACCGCTCGGGACTGCCCGGCGCCACGCTGGTGGCCTGCCCGGGCTGCTACCCGACCGCGACCCTCATAGCCGCCGCGCCCGCGCTGCAGGCGGGACTGCTCGACGGCGACAGGGTGACCGTGGACGCCAAGTCCGGCGTGTCGGGAGCGGGGCGCGGAGCCGGGTCGGCGACGCACTTCCCCGCCGTGAACGAGTCGGCCGCGCCGTACAGCGTGGCGTCCCATCGGCATACCCCCGAGATCGAGCAAGGACTGAGCGCGGCGGCAGGGGTCGAGGTGCGCGCGGCGTTCGCGCCGCACCTCGTGCCGATGACGCGCGGCCTGCTCTCGACGGTCTACGTGCCGCTGCGTCCCGGCGTGACGGCGGCGGAGGTTCGCGAGGCCTACTCGTCGTACTCCTCCGAGCCGTTCGTCACCGTGCACCCCGACGGGCGGATGCCCTCCACCCTCGAGGTGCGGGGGAGCAACCGGGCCCACGTCGGGCTCGCCGTCGACGAGCGAGCCGGCGTGCTGATAGCGGCTTGCGCGATCGACAACCTGGTGAAGGGCACGTCGGGCCAGGCGGTCCAGTGCGCCAATCTCGCGCTGGGTCTGCCCGAGACCGAGGGGCTGATGACGCCCGTCCCGGTGGTCTAG
- the argJ gene encoding bifunctional glutamate N-acetyltransferase/amino-acid acetyltransferase ArgJ, which translates to MAYAEGGVTAPRGFLASGVCAGLKRSGRRDVALLASERACSAAAVYTSNAVVAAPIRVTREHLLDGTLRAVVGNAGNANACTGERGISDARSMAREAAEALQVQPTDVAVASTGVIGVPLPMEMLLPGIRSAAAGLDNATGDAAAEAIMTTDTFPKQTGVSVEAQGRRYTIGGMAKGSGMIRPDMATMLAFVTTDAPLTPEACDAALRAAVDATFNRITVDGETSTNDMALLMANGAAGGEPIGPRGLAHEAVAAGVLHACRELARMIVRDGEGATKTAAVRVRGAASEADARLAAMAVAESPLVKCALFGGDPNWGRVVSAVGASGARVDASAIEVVFGGVTTAKAGAGVPFDAEEAASALAGEEVEILVDLHVGREEFTALTCDLSYEYVRINAEYDRLKPSQSSEEALR; encoded by the coding sequence ATGGCGTACGCCGAGGGCGGGGTGACGGCGCCGAGAGGCTTCCTGGCCTCCGGCGTATGCGCGGGCCTGAAGCGTTCGGGCCGCCGCGACGTGGCGCTGCTCGCGAGCGAGCGCGCGTGTTCGGCGGCCGCGGTCTACACGAGCAACGCGGTGGTCGCCGCGCCGATCCGCGTCACGCGTGAGCACCTGCTCGACGGGACCCTTCGCGCGGTCGTCGGCAACGCGGGCAACGCCAACGCGTGCACCGGCGAGCGCGGCATCTCCGACGCGCGTTCGATGGCGCGCGAGGCCGCCGAGGCGCTCCAGGTGCAGCCCACGGACGTCGCCGTCGCATCCACCGGGGTCATCGGCGTTCCCCTGCCCATGGAGATGCTGCTTCCGGGCATCCGCTCCGCGGCCGCGGGGCTCGACAACGCCACCGGCGACGCCGCAGCCGAGGCGATCATGACCACAGACACCTTCCCCAAGCAGACGGGCGTGAGCGTCGAGGCACAGGGGAGGCGCTACACGATCGGCGGGATGGCGAAGGGCTCGGGCATGATCCGCCCGGACATGGCCACCATGCTCGCCTTCGTCACCACGGATGCGCCTCTGACCCCGGAGGCGTGCGACGCGGCGCTGCGGGCGGCCGTGGACGCCACCTTCAACCGCATCACGGTCGACGGTGAGACATCGACCAACGACATGGCGCTTCTCATGGCCAACGGCGCGGCGGGCGGCGAGCCGATAGGGCCCCGCGGCCTCGCGCACGAGGCGGTCGCCGCGGGGGTCCTGCACGCGTGCCGCGAGCTGGCTCGGATGATCGTGCGCGACGGCGAGGGTGCCACCAAGACAGCCGCGGTGCGCGTCCGGGGCGCGGCGAGCGAGGCGGACGCCCGGCTCGCAGCCATGGCCGTGGCGGAGTCGCCGCTGGTGAAGTGCGCGCTCTTCGGCGGCGACCCGAACTGGGGCCGCGTCGTCTCCGCCGTTGGAGCCTCCGGGGCGCGCGTGGACGCCTCGGCCATCGAGGTCGTCTTCGGCGGTGTGACGACGGCGAAAGCCGGTGCCGGTGTGCCCTTCGACGCCGAGGAGGCGGCCTCCGCGCTGGCCGGCGAAGAGGTCGAGATACTCGTCGACCTGCACGTCGGCCGAGAGGAGTTCACGGCGCTGACCTGCGACCTGTCCTACGAGTACGTGCGCATCAACGCCGAGTACGACCGGCTGAAGCCGTCTCAGAGCAGCGAGGAGGCCCTGCGGTGA
- the argB gene encoding acetylglutamate kinase gives MIDLLDKARTLTEALPYIKRTWGKTVVIKYGGAAMTDPELRESVASDIVLMKLVGINPVIVHGGGPDITAYMERLGLPVEFVGGLRVTSPEAMEVVKMVLVGKVNKELVAAVNSHGRLAVGIAGDDANLIRGRQVSAELGRAGEVASVDTTVVANLIEDGFVPIIASVGAGEDGSFNINADIVASEMAAALGSDKVIFLTDVDGLYRDFDDKASLISALTLAEAEEMIAAGELTSGMIPKVRACTLALRAGVGRAHILNGTIPHALLLEVYTDEGVGTMITLNEGAEGAPAEAVS, from the coding sequence GTGATCGACCTGCTCGACAAGGCGCGGACGCTCACGGAGGCGCTGCCCTACATCAAGCGGACCTGGGGGAAGACGGTCGTCATCAAGTACGGTGGCGCGGCGATGACCGACCCGGAGCTGCGGGAGTCCGTCGCGTCCGACATCGTGCTCATGAAGCTCGTCGGCATCAACCCCGTGATCGTGCACGGAGGGGGTCCTGACATAACGGCCTACATGGAGCGCCTCGGTCTTCCGGTCGAGTTCGTCGGCGGTCTGCGCGTGACCTCGCCGGAAGCCATGGAGGTCGTCAAGATGGTGCTCGTAGGCAAGGTGAACAAGGAGCTCGTCGCGGCGGTCAACTCGCACGGGCGCCTCGCCGTCGGGATCGCCGGGGACGACGCCAACCTCATCCGCGGGCGGCAGGTCTCGGCCGAGCTCGGGCGCGCAGGGGAGGTCGCCTCGGTCGACACCACGGTGGTGGCGAACCTCATAGAGGACGGCTTCGTGCCGATCATCGCCTCCGTCGGTGCCGGCGAGGACGGCAGCTTCAACATCAACGCCGACATCGTCGCAAGCGAGATGGCCGCGGCGCTCGGGAGCGACAAGGTCATCTTCCTGACGGACGTGGACGGTCTGTACCGGGACTTCGACGACAAGGCGTCGCTCATCAGCGCGCTCACGCTCGCCGAGGCCGAGGAGATGATCGCGGCCGGGGAGCTGACCTCGGGGATGATCCCGAAGGTCAGGGCATGCACGCTCGCCCTGCGAGCCGGCGTGGGTCGCGCACACATCCTCAACGGCACCATCCCGCACGCGCTGCTGCTCGAGGTCTACACCGACGAGGGCGTCGGCACGATGATCACGCTGAACGAGGGCGCGGAAGGCGCTCCGGCCGAGGCGGTGTCGTAG